In a genomic window of Cyclopterus lumpus isolate fCycLum1 chromosome 13, fCycLum1.pri, whole genome shotgun sequence:
- the LOC117741510 gene encoding dehydrogenase/reductase SDR family member 11-like — translation MDRWRGRVALVTGASVGIGAAIAEELVRCGMKVVGCARDVKKIQNLAAECQRAGHSGVLVPFKCDLNHEEEILSMFAAIKEQHNGVDVCINNAGLAHPESLLNGETSGWKNMLDVNVLALCICTREAYQSMKERNVDDGHIININSMGGHRVVSNADAHFYISTKYAVTALTEGLRQELREANTHIRATCISPGIVETEFFLRLYNDNADKAADLFSKSKPLEAIDIANSVTYVLSAPPHVQIGDIQMRSVEQVL, via the exons ATGGACCGCTGGAGGGGCCGAGTGGCTCTCGTGACCGGAGCGTCGGTCGGGATTGGTGCGGCCATCGCTGAGGAGTTGGTCCGGTGCGGTATGAAGGTGGTGGGCTGTGCCAGGGACGTCAAAAAGATACAG AACCTGGCAGCTGAGTGTCAACGTGCCGGCCACAGTGGTGTGCTGGTGCCTTTCAAGTGTGACTTGAACCATGAGGAGGAGATTCTGTCCATGTTTGCTGCCATCAAAGAGCAGCACAACGGGGTGGATGTGTGCATCAACAACGCTGGCTTGGCTCACCCAGAGTCTCTGTTAAATGGGGAAACCAGTGGCTGGAAGAACATGCTGGAT GTGAACGTTCTTGCATTGTGTATTTGCACCCGTGAAGCATATCAGTCAATGAAGGAAAGAAATGTTGACGATGGGCACATCATAAACATAAACAG CATGGGTGGACATCGTGTAGTTAGCAATGCTGATGCACATTTCTACATCTCCACCAAGTACGCTGTGACAGCCCTGACGGAGGGCCTGAGACAGGAGCTGCGTGAGGCGAACACCCACATCAGAgccaca TGCATTTCTCCCGGTATAGTGGAGACAGAATTCTTTTTGCGGCTCTACAACGATAATGCTGATAAAGCTGCTGATTTATTCTCTAAATCTAAG CCCTTGGAAGCTATAGATATTGCAAATTCTGTCACATACGTCCTCAGTGCACCTCCCCATGTGCAG aTTGGAGACATTCAGATGCGATCTGTGGAGCAGGTGTTGTAG